In Nitrospirota bacterium, a single genomic region encodes these proteins:
- a CDS encoding MBL fold metallo-hydrolase, protein MKKHSGIKWLAVLVVMVYAVLCGNVFAAEKLTKIADGVYSYVDTKNSTPQNSYGANAGIIIGREGIVVIDTLISAKEARRFIGDIRAISKKPIKYVINTHNHLDHTFGNSEFKKLGAVIISQVKDAEKMKKESEATLKNSRVYGLAEKDMKGTKIVYPELTFTDRMEIDLGGQKVELIYTGSSHTEGSIMIYLPENKILFAGDILFTNYHPYIADGDIESWVKVLDYIMTIDVEKIIPGHGPISSKKDIEDMKNYLIAFDKKAKELAANSNDVAFISTEIKKALPSRAELESLIQSNIQMKYLKK, encoded by the coding sequence ATGAAAAAGCACAGTGGCATCAAATGGCTGGCAGTATTGGTTGTTATGGTTTATGCCGTATTATGCGGAAATGTATTTGCTGCAGAAAAACTGACAAAGATAGCTGATGGCGTTTATTCGTATGTGGATACGAAAAACAGCACCCCTCAAAACAGCTACGGTGCGAATGCGGGCATAATTATCGGCAGGGAAGGTATTGTGGTGATTGATACGCTTATATCGGCGAAAGAAGCAAGGCGATTTATCGGGGATATAAGGGCAATTTCGAAGAAGCCGATAAAATATGTCATCAATACTCACAACCATCTCGACCATACATTCGGCAATTCAGAGTTCAAGAAACTTGGCGCAGTAATTATTTCACAGGTAAAAGACGCAGAGAAAATGAAAAAAGAAAGCGAAGCCACCCTTAAAAACTCAAGAGTATATGGACTTGCAGAAAAAGATATGAAAGGCACGAAGATTGTATATCCTGAATTGACCTTTACTGACAGAATGGAAATCGATTTGGGCGGCCAGAAAGTAGAACTTATCTATACCGGTTCTTCGCACACAGAGGGAAGCATTATGATCTATCTGCCTGAAAATAAAATACTGTTTGCAGGGGATATTTTATTCACAAACTACCACCCGTATATTGCTGATGGAGATATTGAAAGCTGGGTCAAAGTGCTCGATTACATCATGACAATTGATGTGGAGAAAATAATTCCCGGACATGGGCCTATTTCGAGTAAAAAAGACATTGAGGACATGAAGAATTATCTGATTGCCTTTGACAAAAAGGCCAAGGAACTTGCGGCCAATTCAAATGATGTTGCATTCATCTCAACAGAAATAAAAAAGGCACTGCCGTCAAGAGCAGAACTTGAGTCTCTTATTCAGTCAAATATTCAGATGAAATATCTGAAGAAATAA
- a CDS encoding CGGC domain-containing protein, producing the protein MARIGILTCSNATQDLGCSSASCLADFRKRRGAFADYPKDEPLDLVGIISCPGCPTLTGADKLLQRIRALTEFRVDAIHFTYCMKALCPFKEKYKAALEEAFPNIKIIIGTHQERVTPEEYRERVKKLFCQPRKMMVDLILEKD; encoded by the coding sequence ATGGCACGAATAGGCATCCTCACATGCTCTAATGCAACGCAGGATTTAGGATGCTCCTCTGCAAGCTGTCTTGCCGATTTCAGAAAGCGCAGGGGAGCCTTTGCAGATTATCCAAAGGATGAGCCCTTGGATTTAGTAGGCATTATCAGTTGCCCCGGCTGTCCTACTCTAACAGGCGCTGACAAACTGCTTCAGCGTATCAGGGCGCTTACCGAATTCAGGGTTGATGCCATCCATTTCACATACTGCATGAAGGCGCTCTGTCCGTTCAAAGAAAAATATAAGGCAGCCTTAGAGGAGGCGTTCCCTAACATTAAAATCATAATCGGCACGCATCAGGAGCGTGTTACACCGGAAGAATACCGCGAGAGGGTCAAAAAGCTCTTCTGCCAGCCCAGGAAAATGATGGTTGATTTGATTTTGGAGAAGGATTAG
- a CDS encoding DNA alkylation repair protein, with product MPKIQKQIYALRDELKRYSNSERAVQEKRYLKSPFKFFGVSLPLTDKIAKEFRKSNSDASRKYILELAQRMWDSEYHDEKRLGLRMLQFYPECLNLSIMPVLEKMLMQSTGWDLVDDISIHLVGAVLEKNKKAFNYLKKWSKSENFWMRRASLISQILLFRQDMGDKKLFFEFAERMVSEKEFFIRKAIGWGLREMAKANPDEAFNFLMKIKNKASGLTLREGSKRLPEKMKKAITGK from the coding sequence ATGCCGAAAATTCAAAAACAAATCTACGCTCTGAGAGATGAGTTAAAACGATATTCAAACAGTGAACGTGCTGTGCAGGAAAAACGCTATCTGAAAAGCCCGTTTAAATTTTTCGGCGTCTCACTGCCGCTTACCGATAAGATAGCAAAAGAATTCAGAAAATCAAATAGTGATGCAAGTCGCAAGTATATATTGGAACTTGCACAAAGGATGTGGGATTCGGAATATCATGACGAAAAGCGTCTCGGACTAAGAATGCTGCAATTCTATCCCGAATGCCTCAATCTTTCAATAATGCCGGTGCTTGAGAAAATGCTCATGCAGTCCACGGGATGGGACCTCGTGGATGATATATCAATCCACCTTGTAGGCGCGGTTCTTGAGAAAAATAAAAAGGCATTCAATTATTTGAAAAAATGGAGCAAGTCTGAAAATTTCTGGATGAGGAGGGCATCCTTGATTTCACAGATACTTCTTTTCAGACAGGATATGGGCGACAAAAAACTGTTCTTTGAATTCGCAGAGCGGATGGTTTCTGAGAAAGAGTTTTTTATCAGAAAGGCCATTGGCTGGGGATTAAGAGAGATGGCAAAGGCAAATCCTGATGAAGCTTTTAATTTCCTCATGAAGATAAAGAATAAAGCATCGGGACTTACGCTTAGAGAGGGCTCAAAAAGACTGCCTGAAAAGATGAAAAAAGCGATTACAGGGAAATGA
- a CDS encoding NIPSNAP family protein, with protein MVTCYLRYVIDPYKGEDFEKYARMWIPLVNKFGGKHHGYFLPHEGANNIAVALFSFPSLTEYEKYRERIKTDTDCQAAFAYAEKTRCIISYGRSFMRPVFE; from the coding sequence ATGGTTACATGTTATTTGCGTTATGTTATTGATCCATATAAGGGTGAAGACTTTGAGAAGTATGCAAGGATGTGGATTCCGCTCGTAAATAAATTCGGCGGCAAGCATCATGGCTATTTTCTGCCGCATGAGGGCGCGAATAATATAGCAGTGGCTTTATTCAGTTTTCCGAGTCTGACAGAATATGAGAAATATCGGGAAAGGATTAAAACGGATACTGATTGTCAGGCTGCATTTGCCTATGCAGAAAAGACACGGTGCATTATAAGCTATGGGCGTAGTTTTATGCGGCCTGTGTTTGAATGA
- a CDS encoding flavodoxin family protein, with amino-acid sequence MSKKIMILSGSPRKKGNTNTVVGWFVEGAKDAGADVEVIDVAQLKSKNNGCIACLGCQKSDKFECAVDDEMKPVLAKIPDNDVVVFATPVYFFGPSAQLKLLMDRMYSLIKLDPEKGNYYHNLGKLKLGLIATAGGDINPGLSLVEQTFKATAGFAGIEIDSLLVPFASMYNDDIKQDGELRERAMAFGRKLAR; translated from the coding sequence ATGAGTAAAAAGATTATGATTTTAAGCGGCAGTCCGAGAAAGAAAGGCAATACCAATACTGTTGTAGGATGGTTTGTTGAGGGAGCAAAGGATGCAGGAGCAGATGTTGAGGTTATAGATGTAGCCCAATTGAAAAGTAAGAATAACGGCTGCATCGCCTGTTTGGGATGCCAGAAGTCGGATAAATTCGAGTGCGCTGTGGATGATGAGATGAAGCCTGTTCTGGCAAAAATACCGGATAATGATGTTGTTGTATTCGCAACTCCTGTTTATTTCTTTGGGCCGAGCGCACAGTTGAAACTGCTTATGGACAGGATGTATTCGCTGATTAAACTCGATCCGGAAAAAGGAAACTACTATCACAATCTCGGCAAGCTCAAACTTGGGCTGATCGCAACAGCAGGAGGCGACATCAATCCCGGACTCAGCCTTGTGGAACAGACCTTCAAGGCAACTGCCGGATTTGCAGGTATCGAAATAGACTCACTACTCGTTCCTTTTGCATCCATGTATAACGATGACATCAAACAGGACGGAGAACTTCGCGAACGGGCAATGGCCTTTGGCCGTAAGCTTGCCAGATAA
- a CDS encoding nuclear transport factor 2 family protein — protein MQPIQIPITGNENQEDPSSLFCSLVQFYRAFNTRDIMLMSKNWAQTEDIAMDNPLGDIKKGWDEIKAVYERIFNGPARVYVEFYDYTIHETKEMFYAIGRERGEFRIGDNIVKLAIRTTRIFKLFDGQWLQVHHHGSIDDPTLLARYQTAVRNNA, from the coding sequence ATGCAACCAATACAAATACCGATAACAGGAAACGAAAATCAGGAAGACCCGTCATCTCTTTTTTGCTCGCTTGTTCAGTTTTACCGCGCCTTCAATACCCGCGATATTATGCTCATGTCCAAAAACTGGGCACAAACCGAGGATATTGCAATGGATAACCCCCTTGGCGACATTAAGAAGGGATGGGATGAAATAAAGGCAGTTTATGAACGCATATTTAATGGACCAGCAAGGGTTTATGTTGAATTCTATGACTATACAATACATGAGACAAAAGAAATGTTTTATGCTATAGGCAGGGAGCGTGGTGAATTCCGCATCGGTGACAATATTGTCAAACTGGCAATAAGGACTACCAGAATCTTCAAATTATTTGACGGACAGTGGCTGCAGGTTCATCATCACGGTTCAATTGATGATCCAACACTTTTGGCTCGCTATCAGACAGCGGTCAGAAATAATGCATAA
- a CDS encoding cupin domain-containing protein, protein MNKITLYRKTDLQLKPSVSGAKMWAVGLEKTMLTYFEMEPNTVFPEHHHEAEQITLVLDGELTFTYGGKTTALKAGDVIAIPSNAVHSAFTANSPCKAVDAWSPVRKEFLK, encoded by the coding sequence ATGAATAAAATAACCTTATATCGAAAAACTGATCTACAATTAAAACCCAGCGTTTCTGGCGCAAAGATGTGGGCTGTGGGATTGGAAAAAACAATGCTCACCTATTTTGAGATGGAGCCGAATACTGTATTTCCTGAACATCATCATGAAGCTGAACAGATAACGCTGGTGCTTGACGGGGAATTAACTTTTACCTATGGAGGGAAGACAACTGCGCTGAAGGCAGGGGATGTTATTGCAATACCATCAAATGCCGTTCATTCGGCCTTTACGGCCAATTCGCCTTGTAAAGCCGTAGATGCATGGTCGCCTGTGAGAAAAGAGTTTTTGAAATAA